In Stegostoma tigrinum isolate sSteTig4 chromosome 12, sSteTig4.hap1, whole genome shotgun sequence, the following proteins share a genomic window:
- the LOC125456792 gene encoding oligodendrocyte transcription factor 2-like, protein MDSDASLISSQPSSPDLFLSDEPTSGFSGTVSSTQSECGRGGQGRPREPLRAKDKKQMSESELQQLRLKINSRERKRMHDLNIAMDGLREVMPYAHGPSVRKLSKIATLLLARNYILMLTSSLEEMKRLLGEIYGGHHSNFHPSPACQAGPALPPSHGPHPLPHPAMVPAVTSAPLAGASLSPAAAVRAPGSLLKTAGAAASGFQQWAGMPCPCTMCQVPPPPHVSSAGMARLPSDTK, encoded by the coding sequence ATGGATTCTGATGCGAGTCTGATATCGAGCCAGCCGTCGTCCCCGGATCTGTTCCTGTCGGACGAGCCGACCTCGGGATTCTCTGGCACGGTCTCGTCCACGCAGAGCGAGTGCGGCCGAGGGGGTCAGGGTCGGCCCAGGGAGCCGCTTCGGGCGAAGGACAAGAAGCAGATGAGCGAGTCCGAGCTGCAGCAGCTCCGGCTGAAGATCAACAGCCGGGAACGCAAGAGGATGCACGACCTGAACATCGCCATGGACGGCCTCAGGGAAGTCATGCCTTACGCCCACGGCCCCTCGGTGCGGAAACTGTCCAAAATCGCCACGCTGCTGCTGGCCAGGAACTACATCCTGATGCTGACCAGCTCCCTGGAGGAGATGAAGCGGCTGCTGGGCGAGATCTACGGCGGTCACCACAGCAACTTCCATCCATCCCCGGCGTGCCAAGCCGGCCCGGCCCTGCCGCCTTCCCacggccctcaccctctcccacacccggCTATGGTCCCCGCCGTCACCTCGGCCCCTCTAGCTGGTGCTAGCCTCTCACCCGCCGCCGCCGTCCGGGCCCCGGGCAGCCTCCTGAAGACGGCTGGCGCCGCCGCCTCGGGTTTCCAGCAGTGGGCTGGCATGCCGTGCCCGTGCACAATGTGCCAGGTACCGCCGCCTCCTCATGTGTCCAGCGCTGGCATGGCCCGGTTACCGTCAGACACCAAATGA